Proteins encoded in a region of the Osmerus mordax isolate fOsmMor3 chromosome 17, fOsmMor3.pri, whole genome shotgun sequence genome:
- the LOC136960311 gene encoding uncharacterized protein isoform X2, with amino-acid sequence MPSNVEIKARVNDYSLFAERAGQLSQSEGVVIRQQDTFFNCSNGRLKLRNLMDGSGQLIFYERPDCDGPKLSRYSISPTQDPEGLRVVLADALGIKGEVRKERKLFLVGQTRVHLDTVEGLGHYMELEVVMREDQSPEEGEQVARGLMEQLAVGQDSLVTGAYMDLLLEAAA; translated from the exons ATGCCGTCTAACGTGGAGATCAAGGCCAGGGTGAACGACTACAGCCTATTCGCTGAGAGGGCTGGCcagctcagccaatcagagggcgTAGTGATCCGTCAGCAAGACACCTTCTTCAACTGCAGCAACGGACGGCTGAAACTGAGAAACctgatg gatggGAGTGGCCAGTTGATCTTCTATGAGAGACCAGACTGTGACGGTCCTAAACTGTCGCGTTACTCCATCTCCCCCACCCAGGACCCTGAGGGGCTGAGG gtggtGCTAGCAGATGCTCTGGGTATCaaaggggaggtgaggaaggagaggaagctgTTCCTGGTGGGCCAGACCAGAGTTCATCTAGACACAGTGGAAGGACTGGGACACTACATGGAGCtggag gtggtgatgagggaggaccagagccctgaggagggggagcaggtggCTCGAGGCCTGATGGAGCAGCTTGCGGTGGGGCAGGACAGCCTGGTGACCGGAGCCTACATGGACCTGCTGCTGGAGGCAGCGGCctag
- the grip1 gene encoding glutamate receptor-interacting protein 1, with amino-acid sequence MLATIMSGSSLSLNHELPSRSQLGRQASFQERGSSRAAPSPAARSSTLPSDPGRKAFALRKMRQEISDILAPPTPVELHKVSLEKESDLEDFGFSVSDGLLEKGVYVSNLRPGGPAELGGLKSYDRLLQINHVRTRDFDCCLVVPLIAESGNKLELVISRGLASAQPACELHNTPADLSHSPADPLLSWSEAGGGGEPAGGDPTVHRLTVCWPAA; translated from the exons ATGCTG gccaccATCATGTCAGGCAGCAGCCTCAGTCTAAACCACGAGCTCCCCTCCCGGTCCCAGCTGGGCCGGCAGGCCAGCTTCCAGGAGCGAGGCTCCAGCAGGGCGGCCCCCAGCCCGGCCGCTCGCTCCAGCACCCTGCCCTCTGACCCCGGGCGCAAGGCCTTCGCCCTGAGGAAGATGAGGCAGGAGATCTCAGACATCCTGGCCCCGCCCACACCTGTGGAGCTGCACAAG GTGAGCCTGGAGAAGGAGTCGGACCTGGAGGACTTTGGTTTCAGCGTGTCTGACGGTCTCCTGGAGAAGGGTGTGTATGTCAGCAACCTCCGGCCTGGGGGCCCCGCAGAGCTAGGGGGGCTCAAGTCCTACGACAGgcttctacag ATCAACCACGTTCGGACCCGAGACTTCGACTGTTGCCTGGTGGTTCCTCTCATCGCAGAGTCTGGCAACAAGCTGGAGCTGGTGATCAGCAGGGGCCTGGCTTCGGCTCAGCCAGCCTGCGAGCTCCACAACACTCCCGCGGACCTGAGCCACTCCCCTGCAGACCCCCTGCTGAGCTGGagcgaggctgggggggggggggaacccgcTGGGGGGGACCCGACTGTCCACAGACTCACTGTCTGCTGGCCTGCAGCTTAA
- the LOC136960311 gene encoding uncharacterized protein isoform X1: MQGLVARTSVQLLSRGLLCLQTVTSRPSMPSNVEIKARVNDYSLFAERAGQLSQSEGVVIRQQDTFFNCSNGRLKLRNLMDGSGQLIFYERPDCDGPKLSRYSISPTQDPEGLRVVLADALGIKGEVRKERKLFLVGQTRVHLDTVEGLGHYMELEVVMREDQSPEEGEQVARGLMEQLAVGQDSLVTGAYMDLLLEAAA, from the exons ATGCAGGGGCTAGTGGCGCGAACTTCAGTACAACTCCTTTCACGAGGGCTTCTGTGTCTGCAG ACCGTCACATCTCGCCCCAGCATGCCGTCTAACGTGGAGATCAAGGCCAGGGTGAACGACTACAGCCTATTCGCTGAGAGGGCTGGCcagctcagccaatcagagggcgTAGTGATCCGTCAGCAAGACACCTTCTTCAACTGCAGCAACGGACGGCTGAAACTGAGAAACctgatg gatggGAGTGGCCAGTTGATCTTCTATGAGAGACCAGACTGTGACGGTCCTAAACTGTCGCGTTACTCCATCTCCCCCACCCAGGACCCTGAGGGGCTGAGG gtggtGCTAGCAGATGCTCTGGGTATCaaaggggaggtgaggaaggagaggaagctgTTCCTGGTGGGCCAGACCAGAGTTCATCTAGACACAGTGGAAGGACTGGGACACTACATGGAGCtggag gtggtgatgagggaggaccagagccctgaggagggggagcaggtggCTCGAGGCCTGATGGAGCAGCTTGCGGTGGGGCAGGACAGCCTGGTGACCGGAGCCTACATGGACCTGCTGCTGGAGGCAGCGGCctag
- the LOC136960311 gene encoding uncharacterized protein isoform X3, translating into MQGLVARTSVQLLSRGLLCLQTVTSRPSMPSNVEIKARVNDYSLFAERAGQLSQSEGVVIRQQDTFFNCSNGRLKLRNLMVVLADALGIKGEVRKERKLFLVGQTRVHLDTVEGLGHYMELEVVMREDQSPEEGEQVARGLMEQLAVGQDSLVTGAYMDLLLEAAA; encoded by the exons ATGCAGGGGCTAGTGGCGCGAACTTCAGTACAACTCCTTTCACGAGGGCTTCTGTGTCTGCAG ACCGTCACATCTCGCCCCAGCATGCCGTCTAACGTGGAGATCAAGGCCAGGGTGAACGACTACAGCCTATTCGCTGAGAGGGCTGGCcagctcagccaatcagagggcgTAGTGATCCGTCAGCAAGACACCTTCTTCAACTGCAGCAACGGACGGCTGAAACTGAGAAACctgatg gtggtGCTAGCAGATGCTCTGGGTATCaaaggggaggtgaggaaggagaggaagctgTTCCTGGTGGGCCAGACCAGAGTTCATCTAGACACAGTGGAAGGACTGGGACACTACATGGAGCtggag gtggtgatgagggaggaccagagccctgaggagggggagcaggtggCTCGAGGCCTGATGGAGCAGCTTGCGGTGGGGCAGGACAGCCTGGTGACCGGAGCCTACATGGACCTGCTGCTGGAGGCAGCGGCctag